The Lysinibacillus pakistanensis genome includes a window with the following:
- a CDS encoding ECF transporter S component yields the protein MQRIIRLIMSLIVILVLIPLTLYVGMTIFADRKYYFISIVIMILACIPFLLSFERRNPQPREILVIAVMSAISVAGRALFVVTPGFKPVAAITAITGFSLGAEAGFLTGAMSALVSNMFFGQGPWTPFQMFMWGMIGFIAGLLGKTGMMHKKIPLIVFGIFAGIFFSFGMDIWGTISMYGVFSWEAYALALTSAVPFMIIYAISNVIFLLLLAKPIREKLDRIKNKYGILQ from the coding sequence ATGCAAAGAATCATTCGATTAATTATGTCACTCATTGTCATCCTAGTCTTAATTCCACTTACTTTATATGTGGGTATGACAATATTTGCTGATCGAAAATATTATTTTATTTCAATTGTAATTATGATTTTAGCGTGTATTCCATTCCTTCTTTCATTTGAGCGTAGGAATCCACAGCCACGCGAAATTTTAGTAATAGCTGTGATGTCAGCTATTTCAGTAGCAGGTCGTGCCCTATTTGTTGTGACACCTGGCTTTAAGCCTGTGGCAGCTATTACAGCTATTACAGGGTTTTCACTTGGTGCAGAAGCAGGATTTTTAACAGGGGCAATGTCTGCATTAGTTTCAAATATGTTTTTTGGACAAGGTCCTTGGACACCGTTTCAAATGTTTATGTGGGGAATGATAGGTTTTATTGCTGGTTTATTAGGAAAAACGGGTATGATGCATAAAAAAATTCCCCTTATTGTATTTGGTATTTTTGCAGGTATCTTCTTTTCGTTTGGTATGGATATTTGGGGAACAATATCCATGTATGGTGTTTTCAGCTGGGAGGCTTATGCACTGGCACTGACCTCCGCCGTCCCCTTTATGATAATTTATGCAATTTCTAATGTGATTTTTCTACTCTTACTTGCCAAACCGATTAGAGAAAAACTAGATCGAATAAAAAATAAATATGGGATTTTACAATAA
- a CDS encoding ABC transporter ATP-binding protein, producing the protein MAIIKINNVSFTYPNETNPILKNMNLTIHQGEFIALIGQSGCGKSTLLRHFKRELRPHGTMTGTIFYKDCDLEQLNAEVAAADIGYVFQNPDNQIVTDKVWHELAFGLESLGIDAPTIRRRVAEMANFFGIQKWFHNKTTELSGGQKQLLNLASIMVMQPKLLLLDEPTSQLDPIAALEFIQTLHRLNKELGITIILIEHRLEEVLTLADRVLIMDEGSILFDGLPKEMLKALPANHAMITALPTATKIFHLLNGNGPIPLTIREGQRWLSNQQYNFTSSNTLPRTSKTDTDIILEAKDIAFRYEKNGLDIVHHFNLQVKKQEFVTIIGGNGTGKSTVLAILSGLQKPYHGKVFLFSKALKSYSNKQLYQQYLTLLPQNPKTLFVQKTVRQELNELAHLHKVSEAKIQETIQLFNLTHLLNRHPYDLSGGEQQKLALAKLLLIEPKILLLDEPTKGLDAHAKEELAGILKDLQAKGMTIIMVTHDIEFSAQYSNRCALFFDGSIVSEGEPRAFYSGNNFYTTAAHRISRDLLSNAITCEDVVTLCKESFD; encoded by the coding sequence ATGGCGATCATTAAAATCAACAATGTAAGCTTTACTTATCCTAATGAAACAAATCCAATATTAAAAAATATGAATCTTACTATTCATCAAGGCGAATTTATTGCTCTAATAGGGCAATCGGGCTGTGGGAAAAGTACATTGCTGCGCCATTTCAAACGAGAATTGCGCCCACATGGAACGATGACAGGTACTATTTTCTACAAAGACTGTGACTTGGAGCAACTAAATGCTGAAGTTGCTGCAGCAGATATTGGTTATGTATTTCAAAATCCAGATAACCAAATTGTTACAGATAAAGTATGGCATGAACTTGCTTTTGGGTTAGAAAGCTTAGGGATAGATGCACCAACAATTCGACGCAGAGTAGCCGAAATGGCCAATTTCTTTGGCATTCAAAAATGGTTTCATAATAAAACAACTGAGCTGTCTGGCGGACAAAAGCAATTATTAAACTTAGCATCTATTATGGTGATGCAGCCAAAATTATTGTTGCTTGATGAACCAACATCGCAATTAGATCCAATAGCAGCATTGGAGTTTATTCAAACACTGCATCGTTTAAATAAAGAATTAGGTATTACAATTATTTTAATTGAACATCGTCTTGAGGAAGTGCTTACCCTCGCAGATCGTGTACTAATTATGGATGAGGGTAGTATTTTATTTGATGGTCTGCCTAAGGAAATGTTAAAGGCTTTACCAGCAAATCATGCCATGATTACAGCACTACCAACAGCTACGAAGATTTTCCACCTACTGAACGGTAATGGGCCTATTCCTCTTACTATTCGTGAGGGACAACGCTGGCTTAGTAATCAGCAATATAACTTTACCTCATCAAACACACTACCTAGAACATCCAAAACTGATACAGATATTATATTAGAGGCAAAGGATATTGCTTTTCGTTATGAAAAAAACGGCTTGGATATAGTCCATCATTTTAATCTGCAGGTGAAGAAACAGGAATTTGTAACGATAATCGGTGGGAATGGCACTGGAAAATCCACAGTTCTTGCAATCTTATCTGGGCTACAAAAACCTTATCATGGCAAAGTATTTTTATTCAGTAAGGCATTAAAAAGCTACAGTAATAAACAATTGTATCAACAATATTTAACATTATTACCACAGAATCCGAAAACATTATTTGTACAAAAAACGGTGCGTCAGGAGCTAAATGAGTTGGCTCATTTACATAAAGTGTCAGAAGCAAAAATTCAAGAAACTATTCAATTGTTCAATTTAACTCATTTATTAAATCGTCATCCGTATGATTTAAGTGGTGGTGAGCAGCAAAAGCTAGCACTCGCAAAGCTTTTATTAATAGAACCTAAAATTTTGCTGTTAGATGAACCGACAAAGGGTCTTGATGCACATGCAAAGGAAGAACTCGCAGGAATTTTAAAAGATTTACAAGCTAAAGGTATGACAATTATTATGGTGACACATGATATTGAATTTTCTGCACAATACAGTAATAGATGTGCCCTGTTTTTCGATGGTAGTATCGTATCTGAGGGAGAGCCGCGAGCATTTTATAGTGGAAACAATTTTTATACAACTGCTGCACATCGAATATCAAGAGATCTATTAAGCAATGCCATTACATGTGAGGATGTAGTAACTTTATGCAAAGAATCATTCGATTAA
- a CDS encoding energy-coupling factor transporter transmembrane component T: MKAFETYHPIVLFSFFVAAIGLSMFFMHPIYLAITIFSAISLNTALRRQPFLKDWKLYVPLFFLMAIINPMISHNGQLVLLYINGNALTVEAIMYGIAIATMIVAIMLWFSCYNVVMTSDKFIYLFGKVSPALSLTLSISLRLVPRFKHQLTQIVQAQKGIGMDYTAGSLWHRIKCIVRILSILITWALDNAIDTADSMKARGYGVKKRTAFSLFIFERRDGYVLAIIILLFLSNLAASFIGTTTFYFYPTFGAIKWDIVSILFYSSYFILLSIPLAIEIRGALKWRSLKSTM; encoded by the coding sequence ATGAAGGCATTTGAAACGTATCATCCTATTGTACTTTTTTCTTTTTTTGTCGCTGCTATCGGCTTATCCATGTTTTTTATGCATCCAATCTATTTAGCTATTACCATTTTTTCAGCGATAAGCTTAAATACAGCTTTACGAAGACAGCCTTTTTTAAAAGACTGGAAGCTATATGTACCTCTGTTTTTCTTAATGGCGATTATTAATCCAATGATTAGTCATAATGGGCAGCTTGTATTGCTTTATATAAATGGTAATGCGCTTACTGTAGAGGCAATTATGTATGGAATCGCAATAGCCACAATGATTGTAGCTATTATGCTATGGTTTAGCTGCTATAATGTCGTGATGACATCAGATAAATTTATTTATTTGTTTGGAAAAGTGTCGCCAGCTTTATCGCTAACATTGTCGATTTCATTACGTTTAGTTCCGCGCTTTAAGCATCAGCTAACGCAAATCGTTCAAGCACAAAAGGGAATCGGCATGGATTATACAGCTGGCTCATTATGGCATCGTATCAAATGTATAGTGCGTATTTTATCAATTTTGATTACTTGGGCATTGGATAATGCCATTGATACAGCTGATTCTATGAAAGCTCGTGGCTACGGTGTCAAAAAGCGAACTGCCTTTTCACTCTTTATTTTTGAGCGTCGGGACGGCTACGTTTTGGCAATCATTATATTGCTTTTTCTTAGCAATTTAGCTGCAAGTTTTATTGGCACAACAACATTTTATTTTTATCCAACTTTCGGAGCGATTAAATGGGATATCGTAAGCATTCTATTTTATAGTAGCTATTTCATTCTACTCTCTATTCCATTAGCAATCGAAATTAGGGGGGCATTAAAATGGCGATCATTAAAATCAACAATGTAA
- a CDS encoding DUF4430 domain-containing protein, with amino-acid sequence MRKGLHFLLISLLAIFLIACNIQTVEKFEQMQEQERSVNPHPTSEQEQNPSVESESAEEKQKLQEPEVDDNALFKGNDKELQQTIEEQKAQQETNEVKQKPKQEDEKKQEVTKSPSSKPANDKQKTNTVTSKTEKQQQPAPQKRTVTIAIRVDTLLKHWNKLDPSLQSEKYVPKNGIILKPTKYELLSEKDTVWDVLQRATKEHKIQMEYQGANENIYNSVYVEGINHLYEFSAGELSGWMYKVNGVYPNYGCSQYVLKDGDIIEWNYTVDLGRDLGHDWDGN; translated from the coding sequence ATGAGAAAAGGTTTACACTTCTTACTAATATCACTGCTAGCAATATTTTTAATAGCATGTAATATTCAAACAGTTGAAAAATTCGAGCAGATGCAGGAGCAGGAACGAAGCGTTAACCCCCATCCTACTTCTGAACAAGAACAAAATCCCTCAGTAGAAAGTGAATCTGCCGAGGAAAAGCAGAAATTACAGGAGCCTGAGGTAGATGACAACGCACTATTCAAGGGAAATGACAAAGAGCTCCAACAAACAATAGAAGAGCAAAAAGCACAGCAAGAAACAAATGAAGTAAAGCAAAAACCAAAACAAGAAGATGAGAAGAAGCAAGAAGTCACAAAATCACCAAGTTCAAAACCAGCTAATGATAAACAAAAAACGAATACAGTTACTTCTAAAACAGAAAAGCAGCAACAGCCAGCACCGCAAAAACGTACTGTAACAATAGCGATACGTGTTGATACATTACTAAAGCATTGGAATAAGTTAGACCCTTCCTTACAAAGCGAGAAATATGTACCAAAGAACGGGATTATTCTAAAGCCAACAAAATACGAGCTGTTGTCTGAGAAAGATACAGTTTGGGATGTGCTACAGCGTGCAACGAAGGAGCATAAAATTCAAATGGAATATCAAGGAGCCAACGAAAATATTTATAACAGTGTTTATGTAGAGGGTATTAATCATTTGTATGAATTTAGTGCTGGTGAATTAAGTGGTTGGATGTATAAAGTAAACGGGGTTTATCCGAACTATGGCTGTAGCCAATATGTATTAAAAGATGGCGATATCATTGAATGGAACTATACTGTCGATTTAGGTCGCGACTTAGGACATGATTGGGATGGTAACTAA
- a CDS encoding S-layer homology domain-containing protein, which translates to MKQRLSLLIMLLALLLIVVPVSAQQVSTAEAYQTTGQFIVNKAPNPSFGDEWFIIALARGEYNVSKDYYDKYYDNVVKHVQSVKGELHKRKYTEYSRLIIALTAIGKDPTNVGGYNIVEKLSDFDNVVWQGPNGAYFALISLDTWGFELPKTATTTREKLIQHILAKQLPDGGWNLTGAKADPDMTAMAIQALSTYKDRADVKASINKALDTLENLQGANGSYQSWGTTNLESVAQIITALASLNIDAKKDQRFNKLFESFFTFYNAKDGGFKHVLTESVANGMATEQASYTLVAYNRLLAGKTKLYDTSDKKPNNNPSTPAQPNQPTVSPAKVSFKDTQSHWAKADIEAAVAKGLLKGYEDNTFKPNNNLTRVQAVSILVRALHLTSSGNAPFTDIDSYKEETKQEIAAAYDANILVEKSNKFSPSSSISREELAVMLANAFTHKTGKPYIPKNIAPLNDIAKLTMNSQQAITFLYDFDIAQGSNGLFNPTNFITRAHAAKMYVNFLKVIEE; encoded by the coding sequence ATGAAACAAAGATTATCATTGCTGATCATGCTACTTGCGCTGTTGCTTATTGTGGTTCCAGTTTCTGCACAGCAGGTATCAACGGCAGAGGCGTATCAGACAACAGGGCAGTTTATCGTAAATAAAGCACCAAACCCTTCTTTTGGTGATGAGTGGTTTATTATTGCCCTTGCACGTGGTGAATATAATGTTTCGAAAGACTATTACGATAAATATTATGATAATGTCGTAAAGCATGTACAATCAGTAAAAGGTGAATTACACAAACGTAAATATACTGAATATTCCCGTTTAATTATTGCGCTTACTGCTATCGGAAAAGACCCTACAAATGTAGGTGGCTACAATATAGTTGAAAAATTAAGTGACTTTGACAATGTAGTATGGCAAGGGCCGAATGGTGCTTATTTCGCATTAATTTCTTTAGATACATGGGGCTTCGAGCTTCCTAAAACTGCCACAACGACACGCGAAAAGCTTATTCAGCACATACTAGCAAAGCAATTGCCTGATGGTGGATGGAATTTAACGGGAGCGAAAGCCGATCCAGATATGACAGCAATGGCTATTCAAGCTCTTTCAACTTATAAAGATAGAGCGGATGTTAAGGCATCTATTAATAAAGCACTTGATACATTAGAAAACTTGCAAGGAGCTAATGGTAGCTATCAGAGCTGGGGAACAACAAACTTAGAAAGTGTTGCACAAATTATTACAGCACTTGCTAGCTTGAATATTGATGCCAAAAAAGATCAGCGTTTTAATAAGTTATTTGAAAGCTTTTTCACCTTCTATAATGCAAAAGATGGTGGCTTCAAGCATGTATTAACTGAATCTGTAGCTAACGGCATGGCAACAGAGCAGGCTTCTTATACATTAGTAGCGTATAACAGACTGCTTGCAGGCAAAACAAAGCTATATGATACATCTGATAAAAAGCCAAATAATAATCCATCAACACCAGCTCAGCCAAATCAACCTACAGTTTCTCCAGCTAAAGTGAGCTTTAAGGATACACAATCTCATTGGGCAAAGGCTGATATCGAAGCTGCAGTAGCTAAAGGATTACTAAAGGGCTATGAGGACAATACTTTTAAGCCAAATAACAATTTAACTCGTGTACAGGCTGTATCGATTTTAGTGCGCGCTCTTCATTTAACAAGTTCAGGAAATGCACCTTTTACGGACATTGACTCATATAAAGAGGAAACAAAACAAGAAATTGCTGCTGCTTACGATGCCAATATATTAGTAGAAAAGTCCAATAAATTTTCACCCTCCTCATCAATTTCACGTGAGGAACTAGCTGTTATGCTAGCTAATGCCTTTACACATAAAACAGGTAAGCCTTATATACCAAAAAATATTGCACCCCTGAATGATATTGCGAAGCTAACAATGAATTCTCAGCAAGCAATCACTTTTTTATATGATTTTGATATTGCCCAGGGCTCAAATGGTTTGTTTAATCCTACTAATTTTATTACACGCGCACATGCAGCTAAAATGTATGTCAACTTCTTAAAGGTAATTGAAGAATAA
- a CDS encoding S-layer homology domain-containing protein, which yields MTIWKKQLHIAVIFILIVSLFSPVTAIKAQHFEGDLLDPTPNINDIEPDDSEEQDNATESKNEIDVEDLTEQEKAPHTDEEAELDDLIPLEDAAELAPLVENAPVAISDIQLNTEEPLLLLVGETFQLTATNATTDDSATVTWSSSNSGIATVDTNGSVIAQAIGETVITAQLDGGSKTVIVYVISPEAREAIDFIIALPTIERADEATYQLLQQARVLDSKVKAPARTLLISDNKLPYFFQLLEKEIAYFRYYMQDPSNALPAPEDINFLSDELDKKLDAVRERYNSLIKTSGYRDLKKITDPADILVFNQELAAKQVKYVFLVIDALPKIEDLTIDSAIKEQLDHARKKYAAIPTAEQKKVANKEDLFAKEVRYVELLIDAIDINSPLAEEQLKTAKDALKKLANPNNIPGASKGVSNYNDLLEKEKMINAEDDIKQVIEKINALPTVEALTWADHLKVLEAQQAYDKLLPAHQSRVTNYTQLEALQKRLVELQPTTVEIYNAVANYLTSGSYEPIYGSEWTILTLARGDHTAKYATYYDKYYRNLVNHVKATNGEIGTQATDWARVIIALTAIGKDPRDVAGYNLVEKLSDLSFATSPGVNSSIFSLIALDTWGFELPKTATTTRDKLIQSILSKEIKNGGGFAWSGTDPDPDMIGMVLQALAPYQSNPQVKAVTDRSIAQLVAIQTAKGGYISTAGSPEAAESAAQVITALASLGIDANKDKRFDKVIANIMTFSSGDGGFKHVQSQSKADGMATVQVGYTLAAYNRLLSGQTPLYNMSDTKNKPTKPGGEDGSDDDEPSSPGNNGNQPSVPAEKEEIGYTTFSIQISSSEVPLKTTTTKLFTGETVFDVLQRVAAENGVALSYRQTEYGTYIDGIAGVYEFDRGPLSGWMYRVNGVFPSFSAANYTLSPNDTVEWIYTLDLGKDIGGYVEDVEKTPEKGKDILDEKNKEEEKEKTDKEENKDNKVIEENEVNSKNDKAEIALTLDDIQKHLKNQSKTIVVQDEKGNQIDISISALSDIELAKNEKIIASMTTHAEGNQFTVSFAIEATNGRLKPLSIKQDYLKVTLAAFEVKSNTVVLQLVGGEYKPVPHKIVNGKIVLFLKGSGTFIVTERTVTFNDIAHLANKEEIEFLASRSVIQGTTPETFEPNKPITRAQFAVLISRALGLQATGENPFSDTDGKWYATDIQALYEAGITKGTTASTFNPEAPITRQQGAAFMARILEYLNADVKAKGEVHYNDSSKISAEYLPYIKLLNSLDIMTGKPDGSFDPGASLTRGQTAKILKRTLNIADIM from the coding sequence ATGACTATATGGAAAAAGCAGCTACATATAGCAGTTATTTTTATTTTAATCGTATCGCTATTTTCTCCAGTCACTGCAATTAAGGCACAGCATTTTGAAGGGGATTTACTCGATCCTACTCCAAACATCAATGATATTGAACCCGATGATTCAGAAGAGCAGGACAATGCTACAGAGTCTAAGAATGAAATAGATGTAGAGGATTTAACAGAACAGGAAAAAGCACCGCATACAGATGAAGAAGCTGAATTAGATGATCTTATACCATTAGAAGATGCAGCGGAACTAGCTCCATTAGTAGAGAATGCGCCCGTTGCAATTAGCGATATTCAGCTAAACACTGAGGAACCTTTACTATTATTAGTAGGAGAAACATTTCAACTTACTGCCACTAACGCAACAACAGATGATAGTGCCACAGTTACATGGTCTTCAAGCAACTCTGGAATTGCAACAGTTGACACAAATGGGAGCGTAATAGCTCAGGCAATCGGAGAGACAGTCATTACCGCCCAATTAGATGGTGGATCTAAAACAGTTATTGTATATGTTATTTCACCCGAAGCACGGGAGGCAATAGATTTTATTATCGCCCTACCTACAATCGAAAGAGCCGATGAAGCAACCTATCAGCTATTACAGCAAGCACGAGTACTAGATAGTAAAGTAAAAGCTCCGGCTCGTACTCTTTTAATCTCCGATAATAAACTACCTTATTTTTTTCAGTTACTAGAAAAAGAAATTGCCTATTTTAGATATTATATGCAAGACCCTAGCAACGCTTTACCTGCACCTGAAGATATAAACTTTTTAAGTGATGAATTGGATAAGAAGTTAGATGCAGTTCGTGAAAGATATAATTCCCTGATTAAAACATCTGGTTATCGAGATCTAAAAAAAATAACAGATCCAGCAGATATACTAGTATTTAATCAAGAACTTGCAGCAAAACAAGTTAAATATGTATTTCTTGTTATCGATGCGCTTCCTAAAATAGAAGATTTAACAATTGATTCAGCAATAAAAGAGCAACTCGATCATGCAAGAAAAAAATATGCTGCTATACCAACAGCAGAACAAAAAAAAGTAGCCAATAAGGAAGACCTTTTTGCAAAAGAAGTTCGATATGTTGAACTGTTAATTGATGCTATTGATATAAATAGCCCATTAGCAGAAGAACAATTAAAAACTGCAAAAGACGCTTTGAAAAAGTTAGCTAATCCAAACAATATACCTGGTGCCTCCAAAGGAGTATCAAACTATAACGACCTCCTTGAAAAGGAGAAAATGATTAATGCAGAGGATGATATTAAACAAGTTATCGAAAAAATTAATGCACTTCCTACTGTAGAGGCACTTACTTGGGCTGATCATTTAAAAGTTCTTGAAGCACAGCAGGCTTATGATAAGCTATTACCTGCACATCAAAGCAGAGTAACAAATTATACCCAACTAGAAGCTTTACAAAAGCGCTTAGTTGAACTACAACCGACAACAGTTGAAATATACAATGCTGTTGCGAACTACTTGACGTCAGGTTCATATGAGCCCATTTATGGGTCTGAATGGACTATTTTAACATTAGCTCGTGGTGATCATACTGCAAAATATGCAACTTATTATGATAAATATTATCGCAATCTCGTTAATCATGTAAAAGCAACAAATGGGGAAATAGGCACTCAAGCAACAGACTGGGCTCGAGTTATAATCGCTCTCACAGCAATTGGGAAAGATCCGAGAGATGTTGCTGGCTACAATCTAGTTGAAAAGTTATCAGATTTGAGTTTTGCTACAAGCCCTGGTGTCAACTCGTCTATCTTTTCATTAATTGCACTGGATACTTGGGGATTTGAATTACCTAAAACCGCAACAACAACACGTGATAAACTAATTCAAAGTATTTTATCAAAGGAAATAAAAAATGGTGGCGGATTTGCATGGAGCGGTACTGATCCTGATCCTGATATGATAGGGATGGTACTTCAAGCATTAGCACCATATCAAAGTAATCCACAAGTTAAGGCTGTAACTGATCGCTCAATCGCTCAATTAGTAGCTATCCAAACCGCTAAAGGTGGCTATATTTCGACAGCGGGCAGCCCGGAAGCTGCTGAAAGCGCTGCCCAAGTTATAACAGCACTTGCTAGCTTAGGCATTGATGCAAATAAAGATAAACGATTCGATAAAGTTATTGCTAATATTATGACATTTAGCTCTGGTGACGGTGGCTTTAAACATGTTCAAAGCCAATCAAAAGCAGATGGTATGGCGACAGTTCAAGTTGGCTATACTCTAGCAGCTTACAACCGTCTTTTAAGCGGACAAACACCGCTCTATAATATGTCAGACACGAAAAACAAGCCGACTAAGCCTGGTGGCGAGGATGGTAGTGATGATGACGAGCCTTCCTCTCCTGGTAACAATGGTAATCAGCCATCCGTTCCTGCTGAAAAAGAGGAAATTGGCTATACAACATTTTCCATTCAAATTTCATCTTCTGAAGTACCATTAAAAACAACAACAACAAAATTATTTACTGGTGAAACCGTTTTTGACGTTTTGCAAAGAGTAGCTGCTGAAAATGGTGTAGCATTAAGCTATCGTCAAACAGAATACGGAACATATATTGACGGAATTGCAGGTGTTTATGAATTTGATCGTGGCCCTTTAAGCGGTTGGATGTACCGTGTAAATGGCGTATTCCCTTCATTTTCAGCGGCGAATTACACATTGTCTCCAAACGACACCGTTGAATGGATTTACACGCTTGACTTAGGAAAAGATATTGGCGGTTATGTTGAAGATGTAGAGAAAACACCTGAAAAGGGCAAAGACATCTTAGATGAAAAAAATAAGGAAGAAGAAAAAGAAAAAACGGACAAGGAAGAAAATAAAGACAATAAAGTGATCGAAGAAAACGAAGTAAATTCTAAAAATGATAAAGCCGAGATAGCATTGACACTTGATGATATTCAAAAACATCTTAAAAATCAAAGTAAAACAATTGTGGTTCAAGATGAAAAAGGCAACCAAATAGACATTTCAATATCTGCTCTTTCAGACATTGAACTTGCAAAAAATGAAAAAATTATTGCCTCTATGACAACACATGCAGAAGGCAACCAATTTACTGTTAGCTTTGCCATAGAAGCTACTAACGGTAGATTAAAACCACTTTCAATAAAGCAAGATTACTTAAAGGTTACTTTAGCTGCTTTCGAAGTAAAATCTAACACTGTTGTTCTACAGCTTGTTGGTGGTGAATACAAGCCAGTACCACATAAAATTGTGAACGGCAAAATAGTTCTGTTCTTAAAAGGAAGTGGCACATTTATAGTAACTGAAAGAACAGTCACATTTAATGATATTGCACATTTAGCAAACAAAGAAGAAATCGAGTTTTTAGCGAGTCGTTCTGTCATTCAAGGCACAACTCCAGAAACATTTGAGCCAAATAAACCAATTACTCGTGCACAATTTGCAGTATTAATTAGCCGTGCACTTGGATTACAAGCAACAGGAGAAAATCCATTTAGTGATACTGACGGCAAATGGTATGCAACGGATATCCAAGCTCTGTACGAAGCAGGTATTACGAAGGGTACAACGGCTTCAACATTTAATCCGGAGGCACCAATTACACGTCAGCAAGGCGCAGCATTTATGGCACGAATCTTAGAATATCTAAATGCCGATGTGAAAGCAAAGGGAGAGGTTCATTACAATGATTCTAGTAAAATTAGTGCTGAGTACTTACCTTATATCAAGCTATTAAATAGTCTGGATATTATGACAGGAAAACCGGATGGCTCATTTGATCCAGGTGCTTCGTTAACACGAGGGCAAACAGCGAAAATTCTAAAACGTACGTTAAATATCGCAGACATTATGTAA
- a CDS encoding DUF4430 domain-containing protein, with protein sequence MVRFKKWWHLALVLLLAFSLVTPSASAAVLQPVSQEAQSADFDVQLSVKGLCGTGSCHEILEGTTVNVQEGTTALELVEQVLDAEGIPYVVVSTQYGPYLQSIDGLAAGSLNGWDGWVYTVNGYSPNFGLAEYQLQADDVVHIYYTTWSKLETASVIAVNDNNPSVTVNLTGDLFTTPNGSNLANWTINTGTTTLTAQSVTMNANQQAVITFAGQAQAGTITITASANALFGSSASEPLEVKVQ encoded by the coding sequence ATGGTTCGTTTCAAAAAATGGTGGCATTTAGCGTTAGTCCTACTTTTAGCATTTTCGCTCGTAACACCATCAGCCAGTGCAGCAGTATTACAGCCTGTAAGTCAAGAAGCACAATCAGCAGATTTTGATGTTCAGTTATCAGTAAAAGGTTTATGCGGTACTGGTTCATGCCATGAAATTTTAGAAGGAACAACAGTAAATGTTCAAGAAGGGACAACTGCGCTAGAGCTTGTAGAGCAAGTATTAGATGCCGAGGGTATTCCTTATGTAGTAGTTTCTACTCAATATGGTCCATATCTTCAATCAATTGATGGACTTGCGGCAGGCAGTTTAAATGGTTGGGATGGCTGGGTCTACACTGTAAATGGATATAGCCCCAATTTTGGATTAGCTGAGTATCAATTACAGGCTGATGATGTCGTTCATATTTATTACACTACATGGTCTAAATTAGAAACAGCAAGTGTAATTGCAGTAAATGATAACAATCCATCCGTTACGGTAAATTTAACTGGTGATTTATTTACGACACCAAACGGCTCTAATTTAGCAAACTGGACAATTAACACAGGGACAACAACATTAACAGCTCAGTCAGTTACTATGAATGCAAACCAACAAGCTGTTATTACATTTGCAGGTCAAGCACAAGCAGGTACTATTACCATTACAGCCTCTGCCAATGCTTTATTCGGTAGTTCAGCAAGTGAGCCACTTGAAGTAAAAGTACAATAG